The proteins below come from a single Streptomyces spongiicola genomic window:
- a CDS encoding GDSL-type esterase/lipase family protein, whose product MAPDPNWLDPGPFLRGVAWLDGGRPVRADPGDLARLPWDTRERAALPIGVRLEFTAPHGARAVELRYRARVPRPTDALRDLAHCFALWHGGRCASESFTEPAEEAVVTIPLPPGPGPFTVHPPESQAPMVLGVRGVGGRVVPAPRRPRWLVHGDSIAEGWWSTRPAHAWPSAAGRTLGLDCVNLGYAGSARGDLATAQQLASLPADLLTLAFGTNCWSGVPCSAPLLYETTRAFVSLVRQGHPDVPLLVVSPVLRPDAETTRNALGATLGDLRTAMEEATRDLAAAGDTRLALLPGAGLLAADDLADGLHPNDRGHARIAAAVAGAVDGCGFAATRAAAGAAGTPGAAVTPGAAVTPGAAGVHADAAHRAFPPPAP is encoded by the coding sequence ATGGCACCGGACCCGAACTGGCTCGATCCCGGACCGTTCCTGCGCGGGGTGGCCTGGCTCGACGGCGGGCGGCCGGTGCGGGCCGATCCCGGCGATCTGGCCCGGCTGCCGTGGGACACCAGGGAACGCGCCGCGCTCCCCATCGGCGTACGGCTGGAGTTCACGGCCCCCCACGGCGCCCGGGCGGTGGAACTGCGCTACCGGGCCAGGGTGCCCCGCCCCACCGACGCGCTGCGCGACCTGGCGCACTGCTTCGCGCTGTGGCACGGCGGTCGCTGTGCGTCCGAGTCGTTCACCGAACCGGCGGAGGAGGCGGTGGTCACCATCCCCCTGCCACCCGGACCGGGGCCGTTCACCGTCCATCCTCCGGAGTCCCAGGCGCCCATGGTCCTCGGGGTGCGCGGGGTGGGCGGCCGGGTGGTCCCCGCGCCGCGACGGCCGCGCTGGCTGGTCCACGGCGACTCGATCGCCGAGGGCTGGTGGTCCACCCGGCCCGCGCACGCCTGGCCTTCGGCCGCCGGCCGGACACTCGGCCTGGACTGCGTCAACCTCGGCTACGCCGGCTCGGCCCGCGGCGACCTCGCGACCGCGCAGCAGCTCGCCTCGCTCCCCGCCGACCTGCTGACCCTGGCCTTCGGCACCAACTGCTGGTCGGGCGTACCCTGCTCCGCCCCCCTGCTGTACGAGACGACCCGTGCCTTCGTCTCCCTCGTCCGGCAGGGGCATCCGGATGTGCCGCTGCTGGTGGTCTCGCCCGTCCTGCGCCCGGACGCCGAGACGACGCGCAACGCGCTGGGCGCGACGCTGGGGGACCTCCGCACGGCGATGGAGGAGGCGACCCGGGACCTCGCCGCCGCCGGTGACACCCGGCTGGCCCTGCTGCCCGGTGCGGGTCTGCTCGCGGCGGACGACCTGGCGGACGGCCTGCATCCGAACGACAGGGGCCACGCCCGGATCGCCGCGGCGGTGGCCGGGGCCGTGGACGGGTGCGGCTTCGCCGCCACGCGGGCAGCCGCCGGCGCGGCGGGGACACCGGGCGCAGCGGTTACGCCGGGCGCAGCGGTTACGCCGGGCGCAGCGGGCGTCCACGCGGACGCAGCGCACCGGGCCTTTCCGCCCCCGGCTCCGTGA
- a CDS encoding sensor histidine kinase, which produces MRRRLRPPTIRGRIVALTLVPAAALLALWSFAMVSVTGDLRALIRLQSVYETFGTPVDTAVGQIQVERRLAAAYLGAGERDAGAADAAALQAQQRATDGAVQAMLDAVGDRDRREDLTDRQRESLDAMVRAVAGLEELRDGVVERRLSWAEAVEAYTVIVEPTFDVQSQLTALQAGQLAREAQVVVELVRVREFVSREDALVAGARAAGVVTDAQYDALTAAIEDRRVFHRTYVPALPPDSRKLFTDFQRGAEYRALTAGEDALLRAGAEKAGRAVADASWRTTTDRAVRRYMLLCTESALNAAERGRAFAYREMAEAAAVGLAGLAAAGLSVWLSVSAGRRIAGRLEELRDAADVLATRRLPEVMERLGAGEDVDPAAAAPPLDFADGDGAPDEIAQVGTALNAARRAAVEAAVKQATLRRGVFAVLLNIARRNQALVHRQAKLVDTLERRTTDPDTLGELFRIDHLTTRMRRHAEGLIILSGAAPGRRWRDPVPLVDVVAAAVGEIEDYTRIVVPPMPPVRVGADAVADVVHLVAELVENAAAFSPPHTQVTMRTSEARNGFVLEIDDRGLGLDGDELAQAQRTLSRPGDFDPVQDERLGLYIVGRLAARHGITVTLTRSPYGGTTAVVLLPNAIITPADRDRDRDRDRGQDQDQNRGQDQDQNQNRGQGQGQGQDPEPEPDPHPRRHPKPPYPEAGVGAGAGVDPEVDADADADADGEEDPEPARIPVPSSAPDGEHEAAAAGGSSLPAAEEPRTVRATGSAVEGTPAGPAPPSGPPPREGSAQPGTEAVPSPRPVGAEPSAHTGAPRPLPTRIRRAPLVAAPLGEPPPGPGRDGSGPVDREIGAEEMRAVFGAFQRGLERGRSGGPGGHGRSGEPGGSGRPEGGRSEHGRSEHGRPGDQPPGSVPGDRPGTTNDEGTRDDG; this is translated from the coding sequence ATGCGCCGGCGACTGCGCCCTCCCACGATCCGCGGCAGGATCGTGGCCCTCACCCTGGTGCCCGCCGCGGCGCTGCTGGCGCTGTGGAGCTTCGCCATGGTGTCCGTGACGGGCGACCTGCGGGCGCTGATCCGGCTCCAGAGCGTGTACGAGACGTTCGGTACCCCCGTCGACACGGCCGTCGGGCAGATCCAGGTCGAACGCCGGCTCGCGGCCGCCTATCTGGGGGCGGGCGAGCGCGACGCCGGGGCGGCCGACGCCGCCGCGCTGCAGGCCCAGCAGCGTGCGACCGACGGGGCCGTGCAGGCCATGCTCGACGCCGTCGGCGACCGGGACCGGCGAGAGGACCTCACCGACCGGCAGCGGGAGTCCCTGGACGCGATGGTCCGGGCCGTAGCGGGGCTCGAGGAACTGCGGGACGGGGTGGTCGAGCGCCGGCTGTCCTGGGCCGAGGCCGTGGAGGCCTACACGGTGATCGTCGAGCCGACCTTCGACGTCCAGTCCCAGCTCACCGCGTTGCAGGCCGGACAGCTCGCTCGCGAGGCGCAGGTCGTGGTGGAGCTGGTACGCGTGCGGGAGTTCGTCTCCCGTGAGGACGCCCTCGTCGCCGGGGCACGGGCCGCCGGGGTCGTCACCGACGCCCAGTACGACGCGCTCACCGCGGCCATCGAGGACCGGCGCGTCTTCCACCGCACCTACGTCCCCGCACTGCCGCCCGACTCCCGGAAGCTCTTCACCGACTTCCAGCGGGGCGCCGAGTACCGGGCGCTGACCGCGGGAGAGGACGCGCTGCTGCGGGCCGGCGCGGAGAAGGCGGGCCGGGCCGTTGCGGACGCGTCGTGGCGGACCACCACGGACCGCGCGGTGCGGCGGTACATGCTGCTGTGCACCGAGTCGGCCCTGAACGCGGCCGAGCGCGGACGCGCCTTCGCCTACCGCGAGATGGCCGAGGCGGCCGCCGTCGGACTCGCCGGTCTCGCCGCGGCCGGTCTCTCCGTGTGGCTCTCGGTGAGCGCCGGCCGGCGGATCGCGGGACGGCTCGAGGAGCTGCGGGACGCGGCGGACGTCCTCGCCACCCGGCGGCTGCCCGAGGTGATGGAACGACTCGGCGCGGGCGAGGACGTCGACCCGGCCGCCGCCGCGCCGCCGCTCGACTTCGCCGACGGGGACGGCGCACCCGACGAGATCGCCCAGGTGGGAACGGCCCTCAACGCGGCGCGCCGGGCGGCGGTCGAGGCGGCGGTCAAGCAGGCGACCCTGCGGCGCGGCGTCTTCGCCGTGCTGCTGAACATCGCACGGCGGAACCAGGCGCTGGTACACCGGCAGGCGAAGCTCGTCGACACCCTGGAGCGGCGGACGACGGACCCCGACACGCTCGGGGAACTCTTCCGGATCGATCATCTGACGACCCGGATGCGGCGCCATGCCGAGGGCCTGATCATCCTCTCCGGCGCGGCGCCCGGACGGCGGTGGCGCGATCCGGTACCGCTCGTGGACGTGGTGGCGGCAGCGGTCGGCGAGATCGAGGACTACACGCGGATCGTGGTGCCCCCGATGCCACCGGTACGCGTCGGCGCGGACGCCGTGGCGGACGTGGTGCATCTCGTCGCCGAGCTGGTCGAGAACGCCGCCGCCTTCTCCCCGCCGCACACCCAGGTGACGATGCGTACGAGCGAGGCCCGTAACGGCTTCGTGCTGGAGATCGACGACCGCGGCCTCGGCCTGGACGGCGACGAACTCGCCCAGGCGCAACGCACCCTGTCCAGGCCGGGTGACTTCGACCCGGTCCAGGACGAGCGCCTCGGCCTGTACATCGTGGGCCGTCTCGCCGCCCGGCACGGCATCACCGTCACCCTCACCCGCTCCCCCTACGGGGGGACCACCGCGGTCGTGCTGCTGCCGAACGCGATCATCACGCCGGCGGACCGGGACCGGGACCGGGACCGGGACCGGGGTCAGGACCAGGACCAGAACCGAGGCCAGGACCAGGACCAGAACCAGAACCGAGGCCAGGGCCAGGGCCAGGGCCAGGACCCGGAGCCGGAGCCGGATCCGCATCCGAGGCGGCATCCGAAGCCGCCGTATCCGGAAGCGGGTGTGGGCGCGGGCGCGGGAGTGGACCCGGAAGTGGATGCGGACGCGGACGCGGACGCGGACGGGGAGGAGGACCCCGAACCGGCCCGGATACCGGTCCCGTCCTCCGCCCCGGACGGGGAGCACGAGGCGGCCGCGGCGGGCGGGTCGTCGCTCCCCGCGGCGGAGGAGCCGAGGACCGTCCGCGCAACCGGCTCCGCAGTGGAAGGGACCCCGGCGGGCCCCGCACCGCCCTCCGGCCCGCCGCCGCGGGAGGGATCCGCGCAGCCGGGGACCGAGGCGGTCCCCTCACCCCGGCCCGTCGGCGCAGAGCCGTCCGCGCACACCGGGGCGCCTCGGCCCCTGCCCACCCGGATCCGTCGGGCGCCCCTCGTCGCCGCGCCGCTGGGTGAGCCACCTCCAGGACCGGGCCGGGACGGATCCGGACCGGTGGACCGGGAGATCGGTGCGGAGGAGATGCGGGCCGTGTTCGGGGCCTTCCAACGAGGACTCGAACGGGGGCGGAGCGGCGGCCCGGGTGGGCACGGACGGAGCGGCGAGCCGGGCGGCAGCGGTCGGCCTGAGGGCGGCCGGAGCGAGCACGGCCGGAGCGAGCACGGACGGCCCGGGGACCAGCCGCCCGGGAGCGTGCCGGGGGACCGGCCGGGGACCACGAACGACGAAGGGACACGCGATGACGGCTGA
- a CDS encoding Lrp/AsnC family transcriptional regulator: MRLNDLDERIVHALAEDARRSYADIGSLVGLSAPAVKRRVDRLRAEGVITGFTVRVDPGAMGWETEGFIEIHARSNTSPETIKRGLARYPEVASASTVTGEADAIVQVFASDMRHFERVLERIAGEPFVERTKSVLVLSPLLRRFSSGAPA, translated from the coding sequence GTGCGACTGAACGATCTCGACGAACGCATCGTCCACGCCCTCGCCGAGGACGCCCGCCGTTCCTACGCCGACATCGGTTCGCTCGTCGGCCTGTCCGCGCCCGCCGTCAAACGGCGTGTGGACAGGCTCCGGGCGGAGGGGGTCATCACCGGCTTCACGGTCCGCGTCGACCCGGGCGCGATGGGTTGGGAGACCGAGGGCTTCATCGAGATCCACGCACGCAGCAACACCTCACCCGAGACGATCAAGCGCGGCCTCGCGCGGTACCCGGAAGTCGCGTCCGCCTCCACCGTCACCGGTGAGGCGGACGCGATCGTCCAGGTCTTCGCCTCGGACATGCGCCACTTCGAGCGTGTCCTGGAGCGGATCGCCGGCGAGCCCTTCGTGGAGCGGACCAAGTCGGTGCTGGTGCTGTCGCCCCTGCTCAGGCGGTTCTCCTCGGGGGCACCCGCCTGA
- a CDS encoding DUF742 domain-containing protein encodes MNDHWYDDHWYEDETGPMVRPYTVTRGRTRPAAEHDIDPMSQVDAVERDRPDPRLDHARTALLELVRREPRPVAEVAADADMPLAVVRVLLADLAESGLVRLSGPPAPRGAHDPSLLREIADRLRDI; translated from the coding sequence GTGAACGATCACTGGTACGACGATCACTGGTACGAGGACGAGACCGGGCCGATGGTGCGGCCGTACACCGTCACCCGTGGCCGGACCCGTCCCGCAGCAGAGCACGACATCGACCCGATGTCGCAGGTCGATGCCGTCGAACGGGACAGGCCGGACCCTCGGCTCGACCACGCCCGCACCGCGCTGCTGGAGCTGGTGCGCCGGGAGCCCCGGCCGGTCGCCGAGGTCGCGGCGGACGCCGACATGCCCCTCGCGGTCGTCCGGGTCCTCCTCGCCGACCTCGCCGAGTCGGGTCTGGTCCGCCTCTCCGGGCCGCCCGCGCCCCGCGGCGCGCACGACCCGTCCCTGCTGAGGGAGATAGCCGACCGGCTGCGTGACATCTGA
- a CDS encoding roadblock/LC7 domain-containing protein: protein MTAEPYDREAGRTAASGLGWLLDDLLERTDHVRQAVLLTADGLVTCASRGMPQRDVEHLAAVCAGFHSLAGETGSRFAAGKIRQTMVMLDGAYLFITPAGGGSRLAVLSGAETDVGQLAHEMALLVKRVGRHMTVPERSADEAPDA, encoded by the coding sequence ATGACGGCTGAGCCGTACGACAGGGAGGCCGGGCGTACCGCCGCGAGCGGACTCGGCTGGCTGCTCGACGACCTGCTGGAGCGGACCGACCACGTCCGCCAGGCCGTCCTGCTCACCGCGGACGGCCTGGTCACCTGCGCCTCCCGGGGTATGCCGCAGCGGGACGTGGAGCATCTCGCCGCCGTGTGCGCGGGCTTCCACAGCCTGGCCGGCGAGACCGGTTCCCGATTCGCGGCCGGGAAGATCCGCCAGACGATGGTCATGCTGGACGGTGCCTATCTCTTCATCACCCCGGCCGGCGGCGGGAGCCGTCTCGCGGTGCTCAGCGGCGCCGAGACCGACGTCGGGCAGCTCGCCCACGAGATGGCGCTGCTCGTGAAGCGTGTCGGCCGGCACATGACGGTTCCCGAGAGGTCGGCGGACGAGGCACCCGACGCGTAG
- a CDS encoding GuaB1 family IMP dehydrogenase-related protein, producing MRFLNDIKPPYDLTYDDVFMVPSRSAVGSRQGVDLASPDGTGTTIPLVVANMTAIAGRRMAETVARRGGLVVIPQDIPIDVVTDVITWVKTRHLVLDTPIVLTPHQTVADALSLLHKRAHGAGVVVDEEQRPVGVVTEHDLSGVDRFTQLAEVMSKDLLLVDADIDPREAFTRLDGANRKLAPAVDGDGRLAGILTRRGALRATLYTPATDANGRLRIAAAVGINGDVAGKAKQLLDAGVDTLVVDTAHGHQESMIAAIRAVRALDPRVPVAAGNIVAAEGVRDLVEAGADIVKVGVGPGAMCTTRMMTGVGRPQFSAVLECAAEAGKYGKHVWADGGVRHPRDVAMALAAGASNVMVGSWFAGTYESPGDLQQTADGRLYKESFGMASARAVRNRTSEESAYDRARKALFEEGISTSRMFLDPARPGVEDLIDSIIAGVRSSCTYAGAGSLAEFAEKAIVGIQSAAGYAEGQPLHASWN from the coding sequence GTGCGTTTCCTCAACGACATCAAGCCGCCGTACGACCTGACGTACGACGACGTGTTCATGGTGCCGAGCCGCTCGGCCGTGGGCTCCCGACAGGGCGTCGACCTCGCCTCTCCCGACGGCACGGGGACCACCATCCCGCTGGTCGTCGCCAACATGACCGCCATCGCGGGCCGCCGGATGGCCGAGACCGTGGCCCGCCGCGGCGGGCTCGTGGTCATCCCGCAGGACATCCCGATCGACGTCGTCACCGACGTCATCACCTGGGTGAAGACGCGCCATCTCGTGCTCGACACGCCCATCGTGCTCACCCCGCACCAGACCGTCGCCGACGCGCTGTCGCTGCTGCACAAGCGCGCCCACGGGGCGGGCGTCGTCGTCGACGAGGAGCAGCGCCCCGTCGGCGTGGTCACCGAGCACGACCTGTCCGGCGTGGACCGCTTCACCCAGCTCGCCGAGGTGATGTCGAAGGACCTGCTGCTCGTCGACGCGGACATCGACCCGCGCGAGGCGTTCACCAGGCTCGACGGCGCCAACCGCAAGCTCGCCCCCGCCGTGGACGGGGACGGCCGGCTCGCCGGCATCCTGACCCGCAGGGGCGCGCTGCGCGCCACCCTGTACACGCCGGCCACCGACGCGAACGGCCGACTGCGCATCGCCGCCGCCGTCGGGATCAACGGCGATGTGGCGGGCAAGGCCAAGCAACTCCTCGACGCCGGCGTGGACACGCTCGTCGTCGACACCGCGCACGGCCACCAGGAGTCGATGATCGCGGCGATCAGGGCGGTCCGCGCGCTGGACCCGCGGGTGCCGGTCGCCGCGGGCAACATCGTCGCCGCCGAGGGCGTCCGGGACCTCGTCGAGGCCGGCGCGGACATCGTCAAGGTGGGGGTGGGCCCCGGCGCGATGTGCACCACCCGCATGATGACCGGTGTGGGCAGGCCGCAGTTCTCCGCTGTCCTCGAGTGCGCCGCGGAGGCCGGGAAGTACGGCAAGCACGTGTGGGCCGACGGCGGTGTCCGCCACCCGCGCGACGTCGCCATGGCGCTCGCCGCCGGTGCCTCCAACGTGATGGTGGGGTCCTGGTTCGCCGGCACCTACGAGTCTCCGGGCGACCTTCAGCAGACCGCCGACGGCCGGCTCTACAAGGAGTCCTTCGGCATGGCCTCCGCGCGTGCCGTCCGCAACCGGACGAGCGAGGAGTCGGCGTACGACAGGGCCCGCAAGGCACTGTTCGAGGAGGGCATCTCCACCTCGCGCATGTTCCTCGACCCGGCCCGGCCCGGCGTCGAGGACCTGATCGACTCGATCATCGCGGGCGTCCGGTCCTCCTGCACCTACGCGGGCGCGGGCTCGCTGGCGGAGTTCGCCGAGAAGGCGATCGTCGGCATCCAGAGCGCCGCCGGCTACGCGGAGGGCCAGCCGCTGCACGCCAGCTGGAACTGA
- a CDS encoding amino acid transporter, with protein MLDHGAAPPVTPQRDPGGPAQGLGSRLMRRKPVEQLVAEGGRGEGGTLRRSLTMWQLTMISIGATLGTGIFVVLGEATPLAGPAVAISFVIAGLTALFSALSYAELAGSVPVSGSSYSYSYATMGELVAWVCGWCLVLEYGVSVAAVAVGWGEYLNELLDGTIGVTIPDAVSAPVGEGGLINLPALVVVLLAMVFLMGGAKESARVNTVMVAVKIVTLLLFIGIGFMGIRAGNYAPLAPLGVTGISAAAATLFFSYIGFDAASTAGEEAKNPKRDLPRAIMLSLLIVTVLYCLVALVAVGAMPWQDFEGTEAALAQIMKDVTGQSFWGVVLAAGAVVAIASVVFAVLYGQTRILFAMSRDGLVPKVFARVNEKTGAPRANTVIVSLFCGVLAAFIPLGELANATSIGTLFAFALVNVAVVILRWKRPDMDRTFKVMLFPVTPILGFLFCAYMMLSLPGVTWVWFAGWMAAGLVFYFLYGIRRSRMATAEK; from the coding sequence GTGTTGGATCACGGCGCAGCGCCCCCCGTCACTCCCCAGAGGGACCCCGGGGGGCCCGCCCAGGGCCTCGGTAGCCGTCTGATGCGGCGCAAGCCCGTCGAGCAGCTCGTCGCCGAGGGGGGCCGGGGCGAGGGCGGCACGCTCCGCCGCTCGCTCACCATGTGGCAGCTGACCATGATCAGCATCGGTGCCACCCTCGGTACCGGCATCTTCGTCGTGCTCGGGGAGGCCACCCCGCTGGCCGGCCCGGCCGTCGCGATCTCCTTCGTCATCGCCGGGCTGACCGCCCTGTTCTCGGCCCTGTCGTACGCCGAACTCGCCGGCTCCGTACCGGTGTCCGGCTCGTCGTACTCCTACTCGTACGCCACGATGGGCGAACTGGTCGCCTGGGTCTGCGGCTGGTGCCTGGTGCTGGAGTACGGCGTCTCCGTCGCGGCCGTCGCCGTCGGCTGGGGCGAGTACCTCAACGAACTGCTCGACGGCACGATCGGAGTGACGATCCCGGACGCCGTCTCCGCTCCGGTCGGCGAGGGCGGGTTGATCAACCTTCCCGCGCTCGTCGTCGTGCTGCTCGCCATGGTCTTCCTGATGGGAGGCGCCAAGGAGAGCGCACGGGTCAACACGGTCATGGTCGCCGTCAAGATCGTGACGCTGCTGCTGTTCATCGGCATCGGCTTCATGGGCATCAGGGCCGGCAACTACGCCCCGCTCGCCCCGCTCGGCGTCACCGGCATCAGCGCCGCCGCGGCCACGCTCTTCTTCTCGTACATCGGCTTCGACGCCGCCTCCACCGCCGGCGAGGAGGCGAAGAACCCGAAGAGGGACCTCCCGCGGGCGATCATGCTGTCGCTGCTGATCGTCACGGTGCTCTACTGCCTCGTCGCCCTGGTCGCCGTCGGCGCCATGCCGTGGCAGGACTTCGAGGGCACCGAGGCGGCGCTCGCCCAGATCATGAAGGACGTCACGGGCCAGAGCTTCTGGGGCGTGGTGCTGGCCGCCGGCGCCGTCGTCGCGATCGCCAGCGTCGTCTTCGCCGTGCTGTACGGGCAGACCCGCATCCTGTTCGCGATGTCCCGCGACGGCCTGGTCCCCAAGGTCTTCGCCAGGGTCAACGAGAAGACCGGCGCCCCGCGGGCCAACACCGTGATCGTCTCGCTGTTCTGCGGTGTCCTGGCGGCCTTCATCCCGCTCGGCGAACTGGCGAACGCCACGAGTATCGGCACCCTCTTCGCCTTCGCCCTGGTCAACGTCGCCGTGGTCATCCTGCGCTGGAAGCGCCCGGACATGGACCGCACCTTCAAGGTGATGCTCTTCCCGGTCACCCCGATCCTGGGCTTCCTCTTCTGCGCCTACATGATGCTCAGCCTCCCCGGTGTCACCTGGGTGTGGTTCGCCGGCTGGATGGCGGCCGGGCTCGTGTTCTACTTCCTCTACGGCATTCGCCGCTCCCGGATGGCAACAGCAGAGAAGTGA
- a CDS encoding carbon-nitrogen hydrolase family protein — MPPLRTALLQSSGTPGDIAKNLEILDAHASRAAAGGAGLLVAPEMFLTGYAIGADVHRLAETADGAAARAVAAIAARHGIAVVYGYPERGAGGDPGAVYNAAQLVGPGGERLANYRKTHLFGRFEQEWFTPGDEPVVQAELGGLRVGLLICYDVEFPENVRAHALAGTDLLVVPTALMNPFRFVAEKLLPVRAFESQMYVAYANRTGPEGEFDFAGLSCLAGPDGIVRARAGLGEDLVAGDADPDLLAASRAGNPYLRDRRPGLYGPLAR; from the coding sequence ATGCCTCCGCTGCGCACAGCCCTGCTCCAGAGCTCCGGGACCCCCGGCGACATCGCGAAGAACCTCGAGATCCTCGACGCCCACGCGTCCCGGGCCGCCGCCGGGGGAGCCGGCCTCCTCGTCGCGCCGGAGATGTTCCTCACCGGGTACGCCATCGGCGCCGACGTGCACCGCCTCGCCGAGACCGCCGACGGCGCCGCTGCCCGGGCCGTCGCCGCGATCGCCGCCCGCCACGGGATCGCCGTCGTCTACGGCTACCCGGAGCGCGGCGCCGGCGGCGACCCGGGAGCCGTGTACAACGCGGCGCAGCTGGTCGGTCCCGGGGGCGAGCGCCTCGCGAACTACCGCAAGACCCACCTCTTCGGCCGCTTCGAGCAGGAGTGGTTCACCCCCGGCGACGAGCCGGTCGTCCAGGCCGAGCTCGGCGGCCTCCGGGTCGGGCTGCTGATCTGCTACGACGTGGAGTTCCCGGAGAACGTGCGCGCCCACGCCCTGGCGGGCACGGACCTGCTGGTGGTGCCGACCGCGCTGATGAACCCGTTCCGGTTCGTCGCCGAGAAGCTCCTCCCGGTGCGCGCCTTCGAGAGCCAGATGTACGTGGCGTACGCCAACCGCACCGGCCCCGAGGGGGAGTTCGACTTCGCCGGGCTGAGCTGCCTCGCCGGCCCCGACGGCATCGTCCGGGCCCGCGCCGGCCTGGGAGAGGACCTGGTGGCCGGCGACGCCGACCCGGATCTGCTGGCGGCCTCCCGCGCCGGCAACCCCTATCTGCGCGACCGCCGCCCCGGCCTGTACGGGCCGCTCGCCCGCTGA
- a CDS encoding flavin monoamine oxidase family protein has product MTSTVPTSVPHTGAQPPITMFGPDFPYAYDDFLAHPAGLGQIPATEHGTEVAVIGGGLSGIVAAYELMKMGLKPVVYEADRIGGRLRTVGFEGCDPSLTAEMGAMRFPPSSTALAHYIDLVGLETRPFPNPLAEATPSTVVDLKGESHYAQTIDDLPQVYRDVAKAWNDCLEEGADFSDMNRAMRERDVPRIREIWAKLVEKLDNQTFYGFLCESEAFRSFRHREIFGQVGFGTGGWDTDFPNSILEILRVVYTEADDHHRGIVGGSQQLPLRLWERTPEKITHWTYGTSLATLHAGGEPRPAVTRLHRTAGNRITVTDSSGDIRTYQAAIFTAQSWMLLSKIACDDSLFPIDHWTAMERTHYMESSKLFVPVDRPFWLDKDEQTGRDVMSMTLTDRMTRGTYLLDDGPDRPAVICLSYTWCDDSLKWLPLSASERMEVMLKSLGEIYPKVDIRKHIIGNPVTVSWEDEPYFMGAFKANLPGHYRYQRRLFTHFVQDRLPDDKRGIFLAGDDISWTAGWAEGAVQTALNAVWGVMHHLGGATDATNPGPGDVFEEIAPVELPED; this is encoded by the coding sequence ATGACGTCCACGGTGCCCACCTCCGTCCCGCACACCGGCGCGCAGCCGCCCATCACCATGTTCGGGCCTGACTTCCCCTACGCCTACGACGACTTCCTCGCACACCCGGCGGGCCTGGGCCAGATACCCGCGACCGAGCACGGCACCGAGGTCGCGGTCATCGGCGGCGGCCTCTCCGGCATCGTCGCCGCCTACGAGCTGATGAAGATGGGGCTCAAGCCGGTCGTCTACGAGGCGGACCGGATCGGCGGCCGGCTGCGCACGGTGGGCTTCGAGGGCTGCGACCCTTCGCTCACCGCGGAGATGGGCGCCATGCGCTTCCCGCCCTCCTCGACGGCGCTGGCGCACTACATCGACCTGGTGGGGCTGGAGACGCGGCCCTTCCCCAACCCGCTGGCCGAGGCCACCCCCTCGACCGTCGTCGACCTCAAGGGCGAGTCGCACTACGCGCAGACCATCGACGACCTCCCGCAGGTGTACCGCGACGTCGCGAAGGCCTGGAACGACTGCCTGGAGGAGGGCGCGGACTTCTCCGACATGAACCGCGCCATGCGCGAGCGCGACGTGCCGCGGATCCGCGAGATCTGGGCGAAGCTCGTCGAGAAGCTCGACAACCAGACCTTCTACGGCTTCCTCTGCGAGTCCGAGGCCTTCAGGTCCTTCCGGCACCGCGAGATCTTCGGCCAGGTCGGCTTCGGTACCGGCGGCTGGGACACCGACTTCCCCAACTCCATCCTGGAGATCCTCCGCGTCGTCTACACCGAGGCCGACGACCACCACCGCGGCATCGTCGGCGGCTCCCAGCAGCTGCCGCTGCGCCTCTGGGAGCGCACGCCGGAGAAGATCACGCACTGGACGTACGGCACCTCGCTCGCCACGCTGCACGCGGGCGGGGAGCCCCGGCCCGCCGTGACCCGGCTGCACCGCACCGCGGGCAACCGCATCACCGTCACGGACTCCTCCGGCGACATCCGCACCTACCAGGCGGCGATCTTCACCGCACAGTCCTGGATGCTGCTCTCCAAGATCGCCTGCGACGACTCGCTGTTCCCCATCGACCACTGGACGGCGATGGAGCGGACCCACTACATGGAGTCGTCCAAGCTGTTCGTGCCGGTGGACCGGCCGTTCTGGCTGGACAAGGACGAGCAGACCGGCCGCGACGTCATGTCGATGACGCTCACCGACCGGATGACGCGCGGCACCTACCTGCTGGACGACGGCCCGGACAGGCCCGCCGTCATCTGCCTCTCCTACACCTGGTGCGACGACAGCCTGAAGTGGCTCCCGCTGTCGGCGAGCGAGCGCATGGAGGTCATGCTGAAGTCGCTCGGCGAGATCTATCCGAAGGTCGACATCCGCAAGCACATCATCGGCAACCCGGTGACCGTGTCCTGGGAGGACGAGCCCTACTTCATGGGCGCGTTCAAGGCCAACCTGCCGGGCCACTACCGCTACCAGCGGCGGTTGTTCACCCACTTCGTGCAGGACCGGCTGCCCGACGACAAGCGCGGCATCTTCCTCGCCGGCGACGACATCTCGTGGACGGCCGGCTGGGCCGAGGGCGCGGTGCAGACGGCGCTCAACGCCGTGTGGGGCGTGATGCACCACCTCGGCGGCGCCACCGACGCCACCAACCCGGGACCGGGCGACGTCTTCGAGGAGATCGCCCCGGTGGAGCTTCCCGAGGACTGA